A genomic window from Streptomyces mirabilis includes:
- a CDS encoding hydrogenase maturation protease: MSGRVLVIGVGNPLRGDDGIGPAVVEALRGRVPQDTVLVVSDGEPARMLDLWRGADTVVVVEALRAEPARPGEVRTLTPVEAACHAPGTASTHAFGLGECLALAEALDQLPHRLVVHAVEVADVALGAGLSEAVRSALPELTDRVAASVRQAYARNH; this comes from the coding sequence ATGAGCGGCCGGGTGCTGGTGATCGGTGTGGGCAATCCCCTGCGCGGTGACGACGGGATCGGCCCGGCAGTGGTGGAGGCGTTGCGGGGCCGTGTTCCGCAGGACACCGTCCTGGTGGTCAGCGACGGTGAACCCGCACGCATGCTCGACCTGTGGCGGGGTGCGGACACCGTGGTCGTCGTGGAAGCCCTGCGTGCAGAGCCGGCCCGGCCGGGTGAGGTGCGCACCCTGACACCGGTGGAAGCGGCCTGCCACGCACCGGGTACGGCGAGCACACATGCCTTCGGCCTGGGGGAGTGCCTCGCCCTGGCGGAGGCCCTGGACCAGCTGCCCCACAGGCTCGTCGTGCACGCCGTGGAGGTGGCCGACGTCGCACTCGGCGCGGGCCTGAGCGAAGCGGTGCGGTCGGCCCTTCCCGAACTCACCGACCGCGTTGCTGCCTCCGTCCGACAGGCATACGCACGGAACCACTAG